Proteins from one Deinococcus actinosclerus genomic window:
- a CDS encoding MDR family MFS transporter: MWRTLHPNVKTRITTSFLSRVVGSMVFPFMAIYFTAHLGAALAGTLLLAAGVAQFLAGLYGGALTDALGRRRTLLTGEGLKLLAFTLMLLGNLHGPNPWVTFATLLLVNVSGGLINPAAEAMLVDVSTPETRTFMYAVNYWAVNLSILIGTLAGGWLYRDHFTLLLALLVGMSVITAALCFALMTETRAASPTARADLGLKPLLRSYAQVVTDRPFLLFVLGGILILSIEFTRTTHIAVHLAQHFPRADWLGVTLDGVRAASVLTAVNTLMIVALTAPVARWLTGRDPRRPMHAGFALFALGFAALAFSTHLPTLIAASVILSVGELLYVPTRQALLADLIPEGRRGAYLATHGQVFTISKWVAALGLPAGAAIGGAGMAAALLLLGLLGSLFTALALRPGAGERMARA, encoded by the coding sequence ATGTGGCGCACCCTGCACCCGAACGTGAAAACCCGCATCACCACGTCGTTCCTCAGCCGCGTGGTGGGCAGCATGGTCTTTCCCTTCATGGCGATCTACTTCACCGCGCACCTGGGCGCCGCGCTCGCCGGCACGCTCCTGCTCGCGGCGGGCGTCGCGCAGTTCCTCGCCGGCCTGTACGGCGGCGCGCTGACCGACGCACTGGGCCGCCGCCGCACCCTCCTGACCGGCGAGGGCCTGAAACTTCTGGCCTTCACCCTGATGCTCCTGGGCAACCTGCACGGCCCCAACCCCTGGGTGACGTTCGCCACGCTGCTCCTCGTGAACGTCTCCGGCGGCCTGATCAATCCCGCCGCCGAGGCCATGCTCGTCGACGTCAGCACCCCCGAGACCCGCACGTTCATGTACGCCGTGAACTACTGGGCGGTGAACCTCAGCATCCTGATCGGCACGCTGGCTGGCGGCTGGCTGTACCGCGACCACTTCACGCTCCTGCTGGCGCTGCTCGTCGGCATGAGTGTCATCACCGCCGCGCTGTGCTTCGCCCTGATGACCGAGACGCGCGCCGCCAGTCCCACCGCCCGCGCGGACCTGGGCCTGAAACCCCTGCTGCGCAGCTACGCGCAGGTCGTCACCGACCGCCCTTTCCTCCTGTTCGTGCTGGGCGGCATTCTCATCCTGAGCATCGAATTCACCCGCACCACCCACATCGCCGTGCACCTCGCCCAGCACTTCCCCCGCGCCGACTGGCTGGGCGTCACGCTGGACGGCGTGCGCGCCGCGAGCGTCCTCACCGCCGTGAACACCCTGATGATCGTCGCGCTGACCGCCCCGGTCGCCCGCTGGCTCACGGGCCGCGACCCGCGCCGCCCCATGCACGCGGGCTTCGCGCTGTTCGCGCTGGGCTTCGCCGCACTGGCCTTCAGTACCCACCTGCCCACCCTGATCGCCGCGTCCGTCATCCTCAGCGTCGGCGAACTGCTGTACGTGCCCACCCGGCAGGCCCTGCTGGCCGACCTGATCCCCGAAGGCCGCCGGGGCGCGTACCTCGCCACGCACGGCCAGGTGTTCACCATCAGCAAGTGGGTGGCCGCGCTGGGCCTCCCGGCAGGCGCCGCCATCGGCGGAGCAGGCATGGCCGCCGCACTCCTCCTGCTCGGCTTGCTGGGCAGCCTGTTCACCGCGCTGGCGCTGCGCCCGGGAGCTGGGGAGAGGATGGCTCGTGCTTGA